The Leptospira brenneri genomic sequence CAAGTTTCTGCAGAACCATATGGAATGGCTGGTTGTGGGCTTGGATCGATGGTGCCTGCTTGGAAAAATGACATTGGCCAAGTTGTTGCTGCGACTACGAACGGTAGTTTGTCCTCTCAGACTTTTGGGATTACCTCAGGAACATCAAATTGTACTACAGATGGAATTGTTCGTGCTGACCGAGTACAAGAAGTTTTTGTGACTTATAATGAAGAACCATTAGAATTAGAGACTACACAAGGGACGGGCGAAAGAATTCGGACCATTGCTTCTCTCTTAGGTTGTCCGACACATGGAATAGAACTTGGAAAACTGATGAAAGAAAAACATTCTTATATTTTTGAGAAGTCAAAAGAGGGAGATTCGACTACAAGATCCCAACTCATTCTTTCTAGACTCAAATCTAAAATCGCAGAAGATCCAACTTTAAAACAAGCTTGTTTGTATTAGTCGCGAATGACTCGCGAAATTTCTGAATTGTAACGGTGTGCTGCTTCCGTTTGGTTTAGATATCCATAGGCACCTAATTCAAATAAAAAAGCAGCCGTGACTCCATAACCACCATCAATAACAGAATCACATCCCTTTTTGCCTGCAGGATGAATTTTCCAATCTCGTGGATTTAGAAATTGGAAATTTTCCGGGCAAACCACATGGCCGAAATTTTTACCGTCTGCATGTCTTGCTTCGTGTAATAAAACAAGCACCCGGTCCAATCGATTCAAACTAAAAAATGCGCGTCCAAGCAAAACATCCCCATCGTCATGGTACATCGCTATATAATCACCAGTAGATCCGTAAGAATATTTTTTGATTCGCGATTGGATCCAACGTGATAACTTTTTTCCCGAAAACCCAAACTTGAAGATAGATTCAAATTGTGTAAGTTTGTTATACGTGGGTTTATCGATTTTGATTCGTTTGGGTTCTATAGATTCTAAGTAAGAAAAAGATTCTTTGAGAACTTTGGATTGTTTTGCATTTAACTTGGATTCATCGGCGTACAAAACGACACCTGAGAGTGAATAAAGAACAAAAACAATGAATGCTGTTTTATAAACACTAAGTTCAAAAAGTGGCTTGGAGTCCACCATAGTAAAACCTGGGACGAATAGGATTGTATGTAAGCTCGTATTGGTCTAGGAGGTTGTCCACTCCTAAAAACAAAGACATCCTTCCATCGAAGAATTTTTTTTCCATTCGTACATTTAGTAATGTGAAAGGTTTCCCATAGACTACTTTGTTATTTTCTTCGACCGATTTGGTTTGTTGGTCGATGAGAGCTGTACTACTTCCTGCAGTAAATTCGTTGGTTGTACTATAAAACGGCCGTTTGTCTAAACGTTTAGCACGGAGGGCAAATTCCCAGCCACCAGGAGCGTTAACAAAAAAGTTCATTGTTCCTTGGTGTAAAGCTCTTCCTTCTAGAGGTCTATCGGTTGTTAGATCCCTGGTGTCTGTTTGGTTGTATCCTAATTCCAGAGCAAAGTATTTGAGGAATCGAACTCGAGATCCTGCTTCCACACCTCTTGTATAAGCTCTTTGGATATTCTTTAATTGGAAATTGGCAAATTCACTGGTTCTCGTCCCAAAACTATATTGGATGAGGTCTGTAATATCGTTACGAAATACACTAAGAGACAATGTCCAAAATTTATAAGGAGTGTATTCAATGTCTGCGTTGACAGTTGTTGATTTTTCTGGTCTTAATTGGTCATTTCCATCAACAACATATCCCACACCTGGATTTTCGAAACGTAAATACAATTCTCTGAAGGAAGGAGGACGAAATCCTTTTCCATAACTTGCGCGGAATACAAGATTACTTGTGATATCTACTTTGGTTGCAATTTTTGGAGTGGTTTGTCCACCAAACTGAGAATCCACATCATGGCGAACCCCTGGAACCAGTCGCCAAACAAAACCTTGGCGCCAAATGATCCACTCATCTTGAATGAAAGCTGCTCTTCTGGTTCGATAAGCATTTCTTCTTTGGAGTCGGTCAGACTGTAATTCTTCGGAAAAGGATTCTACTCCCGCAGTGATCATATGATCTTTATTGATTTCGTGATCAATCTGAGCAACACCCTGTGATGAAAACTCATTGGTGAGTTCTTTTACATCTAATTCATTTGAATTTCTTTGATCTAACTTATAGTGGTTTTCCCAACGCGAAAAATTTCCACGTAAGGAAATCATATTTCTATTCCCATAGGAATATTCTAAAGCACCTAACCCAAGAAAGTCGTTTGTGAGATTGGTTCTATCAAAAACACCACCATTGGCTCTAGAATCAACCCCTGCTTGGTTTCGGTTTAAATAATTGAATCCGGTTTTTACTTTAAATTGACCATCGGGATTGAAGGTCATATTCCCACCTAAGTTGTTATCCTGGAATGCATTCCCTGTAGTGGCTGGAGTTTTAGGATCTAAGTCATAAGCAGCAGATTGGTTGAACCCACCAAAAAAATTTGTGGCTACAAAACTATTTTTAAAACCCACATCAGCGATCATGTTCTTTTCGCCTTGGGTACCAAAGTTGGTTTGTCTTCCGTTTCCGTAA encodes the following:
- a CDS encoding TonB-dependent receptor plug domain-containing protein produces the protein MHSFIQFLFPILCLFVLFIGEVHSQTRPRETGKKTKTTDQQLPNTTTPTTETNPTDQNQNPQTTGTTTTTPVADGENKEETSTEEVDRFKDLDNKNGIVVTGSRGERRLKDSTVATEVISRKRIEQTGARNLGEVLDTQTGINVTPFFGGSQVQMLGLDSKYVLFLVDGQRVAGRLNNTIDLTRFKVQNIERVEIVKGSSSSLYGADAIGGVINIITKQAEKPEHYQFRTSYGNGRQTNFGTQGEKNMIADVGFKNSFVATNFFGGFNQSAAYDLDPKTPATTGNAFQDNNLGGNMTFNPDGQFKVKTGFNYLNRNQAGVDSRANGGVFDRTNLTNDFLGLGALEYSYGNRNMISLRGNFSRWENHYKLDQRNSNELDVKELTNEFSSQGVAQIDHEINKDHMITAGVESFSEELQSDRLQRRNAYRTRRAAFIQDEWIIWRQGFVWRLVPGVRHDVDSQFGGQTTPKIATKVDITSNLVFRASYGKGFRPPSFRELYLRFENPGVGYVVDGNDQLRPEKSTTVNADIEYTPYKFWTLSLSVFRNDITDLIQYSFGTRTSEFANFQLKNIQRAYTRGVEAGSRVRFLKYFALELGYNQTDTRDLTTDRPLEGRALHQGTMNFFVNAPGGWEFALRAKRLDKRPFYSTTNEFTAGSSTALIDQQTKSVEENNKVVYGKPFTLLNVRMEKKFFDGRMSLFLGVDNLLDQYELTYNPIRPRFYYGGLQATF
- a CDS encoding DUF3015 domain-containing protein; the protein is MSRVGIRFFIKVQLALVSIILLTSHNQVSAEPYGMAGCGLGSMVPAWKNDIGQVVAATTNGSLSSQTFGITSGTSNCTTDGIVRADRVQEVFVTYNEEPLELETTQGTGERIRTIASLLGCPTHGIELGKLMKEKHSYIFEKSKEGDSTTRSQLILSRLKSKIAEDPTLKQACLY